In Bacteroidota bacterium, one DNA window encodes the following:
- a CDS encoding single-stranded DNA-binding protein — translation MACLKMPELNCVMIAGNLTKDPVIRRTTSGIPVANFCIATNRKFRDANNQWVEDVCYVGVVAWSKLAENCIEKLKKGSAVLVDGELQSRVLQSDNGFSRTIVEIKAHRIQFLNRSEVPTDLESLEANTSVQTAPCSEPIGEYTFPAVAQTSGKL, via the coding sequence ATGGCTTGCTTGAAAATGCCCGAGTTGAATTGTGTGATGATTGCCGGTAATCTTACCAAAGATCCGGTGATCAGGCGCACAACGAGTGGGATTCCGGTTGCAAACTTCTGCATCGCAACGAACCGGAAGTTCCGCGACGCGAACAACCAATGGGTTGAAGACGTCTGCTATGTCGGCGTCGTGGCATGGAGCAAACTCGCGGAGAACTGCATTGAAAAGTTAAAGAAGGGAAGTGCCGTCTTGGTTGACGGCGAGCTGCAAAGCAGGGTGCTGCAATCGGATAATGGATTCAGCCGTACGATCGTCGAGATCAAGGCACACCGGATCCAGTTTCTCAATCGCAGCGAGGTCCCGACCGACCTCGAAAGCCTTGAAGCAAACACATCGGTGCAAACAGCGCCGTGCAGCGAACCCATCGGGGAGTACACATTCCCTGCCGTCGCCCAGACGAGCGGCAAACTGTAA
- a CDS encoding YihA family ribosome biogenesis GTP-binding protein has translation MSLAAAFVRSVFDLRDLPTDGLPEVALVGRSNVGKSSLINAIAAHKGLAKTSSTPGKTKSLNFYRLEDRFYIVDTPGYGYARQSKEERRKWHILMDRYFEHRAEPQTVAMVIDSRHPGLANDLEAIDWLRQQQRRSIIILTKADKCTQRELAVHEKYLRAEFSEAESLFSVSSETGKGIIPLRRYLETTTATR, from the coding sequence ATGAGTCTCGCTGCGGCCTTCGTTCGCTCAGTGTTTGACCTAAGGGACTTGCCGACCGACGGCTTGCCCGAGGTTGCGCTTGTCGGCCGCTCCAATGTCGGAAAATCCTCACTGATCAATGCGATAGCCGCTCATAAAGGGCTCGCCAAGACCAGCTCGACTCCAGGCAAGACCAAGAGTCTGAATTTCTATCGGCTGGAAGATAGATTCTACATTGTCGATACCCCGGGATATGGCTATGCCCGCCAAAGCAAGGAAGAGCGCCGAAAGTGGCATATCCTCATGGATCGGTATTTCGAACATCGAGCGGAGCCGCAAACCGTTGCGATGGTGATCGATAGCCGCCACCCAGGACTCGCAAACGATCTGGAGGCGATCGACTGGCTGCGACAACAGCAGCGGCGTTCGATCATTATATTAACAAAAGCTGATAAATGTACTCAACGCGAGCTTGCGGTCCACGAAAAGTACCTTCGTGCGGAATTTAGCGAGGCAGAATCCTTGTTTTCGGTGTCCTCAGAGACTGGGAAGGGGATCATTCCGCTTCGCCGCTATCTGGAGACGACTACAGCAACGAGGTAG
- the rpsF gene encoding 30S ribosomal protein S6 codes for MAEKRYETTFLLPTTLADDALTTLVKHYQEVITKNGGTMIDTEHWGIRRLAYPIEKHTNAHYYSLHYTAPSSVNAKLDRTFHLDETILRWLILEMPDENHKLRQAMKTRQENVEARRTAAAAAKLESEAANAAS; via the coding sequence ATGGCAGAAAAGCGATACGAGACTACATTTTTACTTCCGACCACCTTGGCTGACGACGCGCTTACGACGCTCGTAAAGCATTACCAGGAGGTCATTACGAAGAACGGCGGCACCATGATCGATACCGAACATTGGGGAATTCGCCGCCTTGCGTATCCGATCGAGAAGCATACCAACGCGCACTACTACTCATTGCATTATACTGCGCCGTCGTCGGTCAATGCGAAGCTTGACCGTACGTTCCATCTGGATGAGACGATCCTTCGCTGGTTGATCCTTGAGATGCCGGACGAAAACCATAAGCTGCGTCAGGCAATGAAGACGCGCCAGGAAAATGTCGAGGCTCGCCGTACGGCCGCCGCTGCAGCGAAGCTTGAAAGCGAAGCTGCAAACGCCGCTTCCTAA
- a CDS encoding TonB-dependent receptor has translation MTISFRTMRSVRLHRIIGALVIVCLAGIGTSVFAQPGKIRAKVVDAKTGEGLLRASVQVLETKQGAYTKDNGIATIINISPGENYTVVAKYAGYEPQTVKGVRIKSDATTELSFRLSTKAQDTILVSAEKLVDKSVTNVGTKLSSTEITSTAGRHSVDQVVALTPGLVRDNSNGGFSIHGARGTQNSIRFNNIETNDVVNGATSVIQSAVSPLAISEVNVTTAGGDASKGGYIGGEINTQTKGGGLDFEMTAHYRQEIPALFGSSDNGYKQMGSGDRIYELAMGGPLFTSDVRYFLTAKINTRDYLNAFTTPTQDNEGLNVVDPYGNTTGQLPNSKYYSRAATAKVTFDVLGFHLSADAVLSAVSRQSNGVTLAYGDPAELPARNTIDNLYTLRGNKALGENGSDGLLEFTVGYERVNDRYGKYDQSAGGGLLSLYKLYDPQDNFSYDDNNHVVTPGPDGIIDIYTPVSKQIPDPRNPANILSLSSAGLNPFTGHIEGAPISYSTANPYGLLNQYIVAGNVAGFFHNTRDQIQLEGKYTNQIGQNHLFNAGFEGHLYTLFNYNNGLPWDANPFSDSFVVKPFIGAIYVGDKMEFNDITFNPSLRFDIYNPGNDHALVDPNHPIDSATKQPNFTTAPVQTQLSPRLGITYAVTEQTIFNFNYGLYFEQPLFGEVLTNTGGNFNRVIQRGNQIIGNGSLKAQHTQEFTVGFTTALTDVLSMSLQGIYKDLRNLSGLSKISSSDLAIGYTLYSDDQYGNYRGIELTFEKRMSDNYSFRFNYTYSVSKGTSSSAAENYGLLINSGATGEDPNVVLPLQPFALSFDRTHVAELLLTAGFNRGEGPTIFGTKLLQLLSLSTTTEYQSGVPYTRLNAKGQQSGEFNGDREPAYFQTDAQLTRNIPLADLFGESFGNTSLDLQLEVVNLFNTTNPLFVYATSGQGDDDGVNPLYTGTTDFINDPTNADGQQIDALGKLKYNPRWDLNHDGRVSIDEQSQAYQALRKTNFARRTNYQIPRRVYFNVTLHF, from the coding sequence ATGACCATTTCTTTCCGCACGATGCGATCAGTACGACTTCACAGGATCATCGGAGCACTGGTGATCGTCTGTCTTGCCGGTATTGGGACCTCTGTGTTCGCGCAGCCAGGTAAGATTAGAGCAAAGGTCGTTGATGCGAAGACTGGCGAGGGGTTGCTCCGTGCCAGCGTTCAGGTCCTTGAGACGAAGCAGGGAGCATACACGAAGGATAACGGTATCGCGACCATTATCAATATCAGCCCCGGTGAAAATTATACCGTCGTGGCAAAGTACGCGGGATATGAACCGCAGACGGTCAAGGGGGTTCGCATTAAATCCGATGCGACTACGGAGTTGAGCTTCCGGCTATCCACGAAGGCGCAGGACACGATCCTCGTATCGGCAGAGAAACTCGTCGACAAATCGGTTACGAATGTAGGGACGAAGCTTTCGTCGACCGAGATCACTTCGACGGCCGGACGTCATAGTGTAGACCAGGTTGTTGCCTTGACACCCGGTCTCGTCCGCGATAACAGTAATGGTGGGTTCTCGATCCATGGTGCTCGCGGTACGCAGAATTCGATTCGTTTCAATAATATCGAAACGAACGACGTCGTCAACGGAGCAACCTCTGTGATTCAATCGGCTGTTTCGCCGCTTGCGATTTCCGAAGTCAACGTCACCACGGCCGGTGGTGATGCTTCCAAGGGAGGGTATATCGGTGGTGAAATTAATACTCAGACCAAAGGTGGCGGTCTTGATTTCGAAATGACAGCCCATTACCGACAGGAAATCCCAGCATTGTTCGGTAGCTCCGATAACGGTTACAAGCAAATGGGCTCGGGTGACCGTATCTATGAGTTGGCTATGGGTGGCCCGTTGTTCACTTCCGATGTTCGATATTTCCTCACGGCAAAGATCAACACCCGTGATTATTTGAATGCATTCACGACTCCGACCCAAGATAACGAAGGACTCAACGTCGTGGATCCGTATGGAAATACGACCGGTCAGTTGCCAAACAGTAAGTATTATTCCCGCGCTGCAACCGCAAAGGTAACCTTCGATGTACTTGGATTCCATTTAAGCGCAGACGCTGTGCTCTCCGCAGTCAGTCGTCAATCGAACGGTGTCACACTTGCATATGGCGATCCTGCAGAATTACCTGCACGAAACACGATCGATAATCTATACACCCTGCGTGGGAACAAGGCTCTGGGTGAAAACGGTAGTGATGGACTTCTCGAATTTACAGTCGGATACGAGCGCGTAAACGATCGCTATGGAAAGTACGACCAGTCGGCAGGCGGCGGTCTGCTTTCGCTCTATAAGTTGTACGATCCACAGGATAACTTCAGCTACGACGATAATAACCATGTCGTGACGCCTGGCCCTGACGGAATCATCGATATTTATACTCCGGTCAGCAAGCAGATTCCGGATCCGCGCAACCCCGCAAATATCTTAAGCCTTTCGAGCGCTGGCTTGAACCCGTTCACCGGACATATCGAAGGCGCCCCGATCTCGTACTCGACCGCCAACCCCTATGGGTTGTTGAATCAGTACATCGTCGCAGGTAACGTTGCCGGTTTCTTCCATAATACGCGCGACCAAATCCAGTTGGAAGGCAAGTATACCAATCAGATCGGCCAGAACCATCTCTTCAATGCCGGTTTCGAAGGGCACTTGTACACCCTGTTCAATTATAACAACGGATTGCCGTGGGATGCTAACCCGTTCAGCGATTCGTTCGTAGTGAAGCCCTTTATCGGCGCGATTTACGTGGGTGACAAGATGGAGTTCAACGACATTACGTTTAACCCGAGCTTGCGCTTTGATATCTATAATCCTGGTAATGACCATGCATTGGTCGATCCGAATCACCCGATCGACTCTGCAACCAAGCAGCCGAACTTCACGACAGCTCCCGTGCAGACGCAGTTGAGCCCACGACTCGGCATCACATATGCGGTCACCGAACAAACCATATTTAATTTTAACTACGGTTTGTACTTTGAGCAGCCATTGTTCGGTGAAGTACTAACGAATACCGGTGGCAATTTCAATCGGGTGATCCAACGCGGTAACCAGATCATTGGCAACGGCTCACTCAAGGCTCAGCATACGCAGGAGTTTACTGTTGGTTTTACGACCGCACTCACTGATGTCCTTTCGATGTCGCTGCAGGGTATCTATAAAGATTTGAGAAATCTGTCCGGTCTTTCGAAGATCAGCAGCTCGGATCTTGCAATCGGTTACACGCTTTATAGCGATGATCAATACGGCAATTATCGCGGTATCGAGCTGACGTTCGAAAAGCGTATGTCGGATAACTACTCGTTCCGATTCAACTATACGTATTCCGTCTCGAAGGGCACGTCCAGCTCGGCAGCTGAAAACTACGGTCTCCTGATTAATTCGGGTGCGACCGGTGAGGATCCGAACGTGGTGCTTCCGTTGCAGCCGTTCGCATTGAGCTTTGATCGTACACACGTTGCAGAGCTGTTGTTGACTGCTGGATTCAATCGTGGCGAAGGGCCGACGATCTTCGGTACGAAGTTACTTCAGTTGCTCAGTCTTTCGACAACGACGGAGTACCAGTCAGGTGTGCCGTACACCCGACTCAATGCAAAGGGCCAACAATCGGGCGAATTCAACGGAGATCGCGAGCCGGCATATTTCCAGACGGATGCTCAGTTGACACGTAATATTCCTCTTGCCGATCTCTTCGGGGAGAGCTTCGGTAACACGTCGCTCGATCTCCAGCTCGAAGTCGTGAACCTGTTCAATACGACGAATCCACTTTTCGTGTACGCGACTTCCGGCCAGGGTGATGACGACGGTGTCAATCCACTCTATACCGGTACGACGGATTTCATTAACGATCCGACGAATGCAGACGGTCAGCAGATCGATGCGCTTGGTAAGTTGAAATACAACCCTCGTTGGGATCTTAACCACGACGGTCGCGTCAGTATTGACGAACAATCGCAGGCATACCAGGCACTGCGTAAGACGAACTTTGCTCGCCGGACGAATTACCAGATCCCGCGCAGAGTCTACTTCAACGTGACGCTCCACTTCTAA
- a CDS encoding 50S ribosomal protein L9: protein MKVILREDIETLGGAGEVVNVKDGYARNFLVPRKLAYVATAGALKRIEQEMKIRAKKIDIERANLSEVAAKLAEISVTIPMKVGEEERLYGSVTPMMIADSLGNQGFAVDRRAIAIEEPIRTLGAHEITIKFKHGVTATVRVNVISE from the coding sequence ATGAAGGTTATTCTACGCGAAGATATCGAGACACTCGGCGGAGCCGGTGAGGTTGTGAACGTGAAGGACGGTTACGCTCGTAACTTCCTCGTCCCGCGCAAGCTTGCGTATGTCGCCACCGCTGGCGCTCTTAAGCGCATCGAGCAGGAGATGAAGATCCGCGCCAAGAAGATCGACATTGAACGCGCGAATCTTTCCGAAGTCGCTGCAAAACTTGCCGAGATTTCGGTTACGATCCCGATGAAGGTCGGCGAGGAAGAGCGCTTGTATGGTTCGGTCACGCCGATGATGATTGCTGACAGTCTTGGTAATCAGGGCTTCGCGGTCGATCGTCGCGCTATTGCCATCGAAGAGCCGATTCGCACGCTCGGTGCGCATGAGATTACGATCAAGTTCAAGCATGGCGTCACGGCGACGGTGCGAGTGAACGTGATCTCGGAGTAA
- a CDS encoding sodium-translocating pyrophosphatase, giving the protein MELALVLGISVVGLLFAGLYLIPNVMKRDQGTPAMQKISNAIKQGAEAFLRRQNKTILILATVVAAVIFIVYGFVRAHNEHDPVSSTSVLAFWTTLSFVLGALCSVGSGYIGMWVSIRTNIRTASAATKSLNDALQTALRGGAVSGLFVVALSLLGVAGLFAIVQAMGVVGTADQDVAKIPLLIGGYGFGASFVALFAQLGGGIYTKAADVGADLVGKVEAGIPEDDPRNPAVIADLVGDNVGDCAGRGADLFESTAAENIGAMILASGLFVANPGAFKVGILGVLLFPLVARAFGLISSIVGIMSVKAKETEDPMKALNRGYYVTTVLAAVGFFFASQWLLAPADPNGPAANAWMSFFICGVIGLATAQAFVFITQYYTEYRYRPVKSIAEASQTGPATNIIAGIAVGFENVAYPIITIGIAIVASYYIGDSSGLQHAGLFGTAVATMGMLGTAAYILAMDTFGPITDNAGGIVEMSQQPESIREKTDRLDAVGNTTKALTKGYAVGSAALAAFLLFSAYLDELAHYGLHLSAVDLTKPEVFVGAALGGMLVFLFTSMAIKAVGRSAYAVINDVRAQFKEKPGILQGTQEPDYGRTVDIVTRAALKEMVLPGLLVTGMPVVVGLIFKFLYNMKLGGAAAESAPRLASGGEVVAGFLMVATIVGILVALLLNNGGGAWDNAKKFIEMGNYGGKRSEAHKAAVVGDTVGDPFKDTAGPSLHVLIKLISTITLVLAPLFI; this is encoded by the coding sequence ATGGAATTAGCACTCGTTTTAGGGATTAGTGTGGTCGGCCTGCTCTTTGCAGGGCTCTACCTCATCCCGAATGTCATGAAGCGCGACCAGGGGACGCCTGCAATGCAGAAGATCTCCAACGCCATCAAGCAAGGCGCCGAAGCATTCTTGCGTCGGCAAAATAAGACGATTCTTATTCTTGCAACTGTCGTCGCCGCTGTTATCTTCATCGTATATGGTTTTGTACGTGCACACAACGAACACGATCCGGTATCGAGCACATCGGTGCTTGCATTCTGGACGACGCTGAGCTTCGTGCTCGGTGCATTGTGTTCGGTGGGTTCGGGCTATATTGGCATGTGGGTGTCGATCCGTACGAACATTCGTACGGCAAGCGCCGCCACAAAGTCGCTCAACGATGCGTTGCAGACCGCTCTTCGCGGTGGGGCAGTGTCGGGCCTCTTTGTTGTTGCGCTCTCGCTCCTCGGTGTTGCGGGTCTCTTCGCCATCGTTCAGGCGATGGGCGTTGTTGGCACCGCTGACCAAGATGTTGCCAAGATTCCGCTGCTGATCGGCGGATACGGGTTCGGTGCGTCGTTCGTCGCACTCTTCGCCCAGCTTGGCGGCGGTATCTATACGAAGGCTGCTGACGTCGGTGCCGACCTTGTCGGTAAAGTCGAAGCCGGCATCCCGGAAGACGATCCGCGTAACCCTGCTGTAATCGCCGACCTCGTCGGTGATAACGTCGGCGATTGTGCCGGTCGTGGTGCTGACCTTTTCGAGTCGACGGCTGCTGAGAACATCGGTGCTATGATCCTTGCATCGGGGCTGTTCGTTGCGAACCCGGGTGCATTCAAGGTCGGCATTCTCGGCGTTCTGTTGTTCCCGCTCGTTGCTCGCGCATTCGGGCTGATCTCTTCGATCGTCGGCATTATGTCGGTGAAAGCGAAGGAGACGGAAGATCCGATGAAGGCCCTCAACCGCGGCTATTACGTGACGACTGTGCTTGCGGCTGTTGGCTTCTTCTTTGCGTCGCAGTGGTTGCTCGCTCCGGCGGATCCGAACGGCCCGGCAGCCAATGCATGGATGAGCTTCTTCATCTGTGGCGTCATCGGTCTTGCAACCGCTCAGGCGTTTGTGTTCATTACGCAGTACTATACCGAGTATCGCTATCGTCCGGTGAAGAGCATTGCGGAAGCGTCGCAGACGGGTCCGGCAACGAACATCATCGCCGGTATTGCTGTGGGCTTTGAAAACGTTGCATACCCGATCATCACGATCGGCATTGCAATCGTCGCATCGTATTACATTGGCGATTCGAGCGGCTTGCAGCATGCAGGACTCTTCGGCACGGCTGTCGCAACGATGGGAATGCTCGGCACCGCTGCGTATATCCTTGCGATGGACACGTTTGGCCCGATCACCGATAACGCCGGTGGTATCGTCGAAATGAGTCAGCAGCCGGAGTCGATCCGTGAAAAGACGGATCGCCTCGATGCAGTCGGTAATACGACGAAAGCACTCACCAAGGGCTATGCAGTCGGCTCGGCCGCACTTGCCGCCTTCTTGCTCTTTAGTGCGTACCTCGACGAACTCGCTCATTACGGGTTGCATCTTTCGGCGGTCGATCTGACGAAGCCGGAAGTCTTCGTCGGCGCAGCGCTCGGCGGTATGCTCGTCTTCTTGTTCACGTCGATGGCCATCAAGGCTGTCGGTCGCTCTGCCTACGCCGTTATCAACGACGTGCGTGCACAGTTCAAAGAGAAGCCGGGTATTCTTCAGGGGACGCAAGAGCCGGATTACGGCCGTACGGTAGATATCGTGACGCGCGCGGCTCTCAAGGAGATGGTACTTCCGGGCTTGCTCGTGACGGGCATGCCAGTCGTCGTCGGGTTGATCTTCAAGTTCCTCTACAACATGAAGCTCGGTGGTGCTGCTGCAGAAAGCGCTCCTCGTCTGGCTTCAGGTGGAGAGGTTGTCGCAGGATTCCTGATGGTCGCAACGATCGTTGGTATTCTCGTTGCATTGCTCCTCAACAATGGCGGCGGTGCGTGGGATAATGCGAAGAAGTTCATCGAAATGGGCAATTACGGCGGCAAGCGCTCCGAAGCGCACAAGGCTGCTGTGGTCGGCGACACCGTCGGCGATCCGTTCAAGGATACTGCCGGCCCGTCGTTGCACGTGCTCATCAAGTTGATCTCGACGATCACACTGGTGCTTGCACCACTGTTTATCTAA
- a CDS encoding aminoacyl-tRNA hydrolase, whose translation MYIFVGLGNPGKEYDGTRHNIGFAIVDELEHKLERSLGWRPGKGDYYYAKGILAGVDVVLVKPTTYMNLSGRAVRDVLAFFKAQIGEVVVICDDIAIPPGALRLRLRGSDGGHNGLTSVIFETGTDEFPRLRCGVGNDFHKGEQARYVLGRFKESEKAIIDEMTSRAVGGCIEIVKQGPPKAMNVINVKPGV comes from the coding sequence ATGTACATCTTTGTGGGACTCGGAAATCCGGGGAAAGAGTATGACGGCACACGTCATAACATTGGATTCGCCATCGTCGATGAACTCGAGCATAAACTCGAACGCTCGCTCGGCTGGCGACCGGGGAAGGGCGATTATTACTATGCGAAGGGCATCCTCGCTGGTGTCGATGTCGTGCTGGTAAAGCCCACGACATATATGAATCTTTCTGGCCGAGCGGTACGCGATGTGCTGGCATTCTTCAAAGCTCAGATCGGAGAAGTGGTTGTCATCTGTGACGACATCGCAATTCCTCCCGGCGCTCTTCGACTTCGCTTGCGTGGCTCCGACGGCGGCCATAACGGTCTGACATCTGTGATCTTCGAGACCGGCACGGATGAATTTCCCCGTCTGCGCTGCGGAGTAGGAAATGATTTTCACAAAGGCGAACAGGCTCGGTATGTCTTGGGCCGCTTTAAGGAATCGGAGAAAGCGATTATTGACGAGATGACATCGAGAGCTGTCGGTGGTTGTATCGAGATTGTCAAACAGGGGCCTCCCAAAGCAATGAACGTGATAAATGTAAAACCGGGAGTATAG
- a CDS encoding PorV/PorQ family protein: MTSLKLLRRSLCCAMILSATFGLSLNVGAQTTSTTSSDFTNVGSGGSTFTKIGVGARAAGMAGGFSALADDITALYWNPAGIAHLQGISANASYTAWFAGITHNFIGAVMPISEKYRFGVSLTVLDNGTLNKATIDKDINAGTFNANDMSFGLTFAGALTDRFSFGATVKYLRSAILDLSADGLAFDAGSLYQTDFYHLKISLALTNLGPDRSFDGNSLSVLAQNTANTTAKLVDAKLVTSTFSLPLSFRIGVGTDVFQGEMQDQKLNVGFDFAAHSDGPETYNLGGEYVWNDMLALRGGYAFNQDQFGLGLGAGFKYKTEDFMGTIDYAINTTKSLGTINRISVSAQFR, from the coding sequence ATGACTTCATTGAAATTGTTACGCCGCTCTTTGTGCTGTGCCATGATTCTCTCGGCGACGTTCGGCCTTAGCCTGAACGTCGGAGCACAGACCACATCGACCACGAGTAGTGACTTTACGAACGTCGGTTCTGGCGGATCGACGTTCACGAAGATTGGGGTTGGTGCACGCGCTGCCGGTATGGCCGGAGGGTTTAGTGCGCTTGCTGACGATATTACTGCCCTCTACTGGAACCCCGCAGGGATCGCACATTTGCAGGGGATCTCGGCGAATGCCTCCTATACGGCATGGTTCGCTGGGATTACGCATAACTTCATCGGTGCAGTAATGCCGATCAGTGAAAAGTATCGGTTTGGGGTTAGCCTTACTGTTCTTGATAATGGGACACTGAACAAGGCTACGATCGATAAGGACATCAACGCAGGCACGTTCAATGCGAACGATATGTCATTCGGCCTGACATTTGCTGGCGCCCTTACGGACCGCTTTTCGTTCGGTGCGACGGTGAAATACCTTCGTAGTGCAATTCTCGATCTCAGTGCCGACGGTTTGGCATTCGATGCGGGTTCGCTGTACCAGACGGATTTCTATCATCTGAAGATATCGTTGGCCTTGACGAATCTCGGACCCGATCGTTCGTTTGACGGAAACTCACTTTCCGTGTTGGCGCAAAATACTGCCAATACCACGGCCAAACTTGTCGATGCCAAGCTCGTCACGAGCACGTTCTCGCTCCCGTTGTCATTCCGCATTGGTGTCGGAACGGACGTGTTCCAGGGTGAGATGCAGGATCAGAAGTTGAACGTCGGCTTTGATTTCGCTGCGCACTCCGACGGACCGGAAACCTACAACTTAGGCGGGGAATATGTCTGGAACGATATGCTCGCTCTTCGCGGTGGATATGCGTTTAACCAGGATCAGTTCGGACTCGGTCTTGGCGCAGGGTTCAAATATAAGACCGAGGATTTTATGGGGACGATCGACTACGCGATCAATACGACGAAGTCCCTCGGGACGATCAACCGGATCTCGGTGAGCGCGCAATTCCGTTAA
- a CDS encoding T9SS type A sorting domain-containing protein, whose amino-acid sequence MRRTTIGTIAALAFCASTVVAQVGKMPANNSALRQTATARQKGELSTVLATRSVKENTGFPSSPLSTQVAVTGANVLPISSRYDVVSNGRASHNLVVDPDDPNKMHFISMVLTDNTEADTSGANAFSSRRVQYSYSSDGGQTWKAPVILGGVRLGYPDIVLYKHNGVNVPIIAAHNGPNSTGNTNWVTKVFFEQGQPGDGNFASYDCDRTASDQSTKDIGYPSLALSPSQDKLYVLGCVLQASSSASAEPLEFGYFDLSGAQPSWKGWKNHPGGDATSAICNGGVDLMRVAADGKIGVLWGQGDNSDAGLYFVESNDGGATWTSPYLPLYVPDASDGNLSGASLVDYDGLDFWYDATGRPHFMWQMDYQLLGQNRFYPYTGMVCYWALGDKKVQILNTIYQPQFTSLQMGNDFVDDTILYQPTYFTAPPSAAGYEPTGVPFISKVTTTLSPNPNYFMVLYNTFQDNDTMTVDELGDGSSIKVYLFRDIYFQQTTDGGATWSEPAPFMANDPTNADPTTKLDFHYPAPALNSPAVAGNTQYHVNFVADTFPGQQFGNGMPGWTFNTWYHKVMSTSAVHSENAVASNMLGANYPNPAAVSTTVPVTLDQPEAATLSVEDILGRPVRTVFRGTLSAGTTNIPVETASLVPGVYRFVLTTATGSASGMMAVVH is encoded by the coding sequence ATGAGAAGAACTACGATTGGAACGATCGCTGCGCTCGCATTCTGCGCTTCGACCGTGGTCGCGCAGGTAGGAAAGATGCCTGCAAACAATAGTGCACTGCGCCAGACGGCCACTGCCCGTCAGAAAGGGGAGCTCTCCACCGTGCTTGCCACCCGCAGTGTCAAGGAGAACACAGGTTTTCCTTCGTCGCCTCTCTCCACGCAAGTTGCAGTTACGGGTGCCAATGTGCTACCGATCTCGTCACGATACGATGTTGTGAGTAATGGTCGAGCCTCTCACAATCTGGTCGTTGATCCGGACGATCCGAACAAGATGCACTTCATTTCGATGGTGCTGACCGATAACACGGAAGCCGATACCTCCGGCGCAAATGCGTTCAGCAGCCGTCGTGTGCAATACTCGTACAGTTCCGATGGAGGCCAGACATGGAAGGCTCCGGTGATTCTCGGCGGTGTGCGTTTGGGGTATCCCGATATCGTGCTTTATAAGCACAACGGGGTGAATGTGCCGATCATTGCGGCACATAACGGCCCGAACTCGACGGGAAATACGAACTGGGTAACGAAGGTGTTCTTTGAGCAGGGACAGCCAGGAGACGGCAATTTTGCTTCGTATGATTGCGATCGTACCGCATCGGACCAATCGACGAAGGATATTGGATATCCGTCGCTCGCTCTCTCTCCGAGTCAGGACAAGTTGTATGTACTCGGCTGCGTCCTCCAGGCGAGTTCATCCGCCTCGGCAGAACCACTTGAGTTCGGATATTTCGATCTTAGCGGTGCGCAGCCCTCATGGAAGGGGTGGAAGAATCATCCCGGTGGTGACGCTACTTCCGCAATCTGTAACGGAGGTGTCGATTTGATGCGAGTTGCCGCAGACGGAAAGATCGGTGTCTTGTGGGGACAAGGGGATAATAGCGATGCAGGTTTATACTTCGTAGAATCGAATGACGGCGGTGCCACCTGGACATCACCCTATCTGCCTCTCTACGTACCTGATGCTTCGGATGGAAATCTCAGCGGAGCATCGCTCGTCGACTACGACGGACTTGATTTTTGGTATGATGCTACCGGTCGTCCGCACTTCATGTGGCAGATGGATTACCAGTTGCTCGGGCAGAACCGCTTCTACCCATACACCGGTATGGTTTGCTACTGGGCGCTTGGCGATAAGAAGGTGCAGATCCTCAATACGATCTATCAGCCGCAGTTCACCAGTCTGCAGATGGGAAATGATTTTGTCGATGACACAATTCTATACCAACCTACCTACTTTACAGCGCCTCCTTCCGCGGCAGGGTATGAGCCGACGGGTGTCCCATTTATTTCCAAAGTCACGACCACATTGTCGCCGAATCCGAATTATTTCATGGTGCTCTATAACACCTTCCAAGACAATGACACGATGACCGTGGATGAATTGGGTGATGGTAGCAGCATCAAAGTCTATCTGTTCCGCGATATCTATTTCCAACAGACTACTGACGGAGGCGCAACCTGGTCAGAACCGGCACCGTTTATGGCGAATGATCCGACGAACGCCGATCCGACTACGAAGCTGGACTTCCATTACCCGGCGCCCGCATTGAATAGCCCGGCTGTTGCAGGAAATACGCAGTATCATGTAAACTTTGTTGCAGATACATTTCCCGGTCAGCAGTTCGGAAATGGAATGCCCGGATGGACGTTCAATACCTGGTATCATAAGGTGATGTCAACGTCAGCGGTGCATTCTGAAAACGCAGTTGCAAGTAATATGCTTGGCGCTAATTACCCTAACCCAGCTGCTGTCTCGACAACTGTTCCGGTTACCCTTGATCAGCCAGAGGCTGCCACGCTTTCTGTTGAAGATATTCTCGGGCGACCGGTACGCACGGTATTCCGCGGGACACTCTCCGCTGGTACGACGAATATTCCGGTCGAAACGGCTTCGCTCGTCCCTGGGGTGTACCGGTTTGTGCTGACGACTGCAACGGGTTCGGCGTCGGGCATGATGGCAGTCGTGCATTGA